Within Sorangiineae bacterium MSr11367, the genomic segment GTGCATGCTGCTCCTGGTTCACGTGGTGCAGCGACGTACCTGGCGCGAGCGGTACACCGAGGCGCTGCGCATGTTCGTGCCGCTGCTGCCGGCGACGGCCCTCACGCTCATCTCTCTGTACAACCACATGACCGAGCCCGTCGGGGCGATGACCGGTTACGCGGTGACGCGGATGATGATTCCGCCGTGGGAGCTCGCGTACAACCTGTGGGCGGAGTGGTTCTGGGGTTTCACCTGGCTGTCGATCTCGACGTTCGTTCCGGCGGCGGGCGTGGCCCTCTATGCCTACCTGCGCCGGGGTGAATCGCCGACGTTCTTCTCGCCGCTCGCCTTTGCCCTGTTGGGTGCGTTGTTCCTGTTTTTGCCCTACATCGCGACGAACTGGTTCCACGTCAATTCGCGCGTGATTCCGTATCTCTGGGTCGCAGCGTTCCTTCGGCTGCCCGATCGCATTGACGCGCGTTTCGGCAAGGTGCTGGCGCTCTGCGCGGGGCTGTACACCGTTGGTATGGGCATCGACTACGTGCGGTTGGACAACGATCGCATCAAGTTCACCGCGGGCATGTCCGCCGTGCCGGAGAACGCGAAGCTGTTGCCGCTCATCTTCAAGCGGAAGCTGACCAGCGAGAATACGCGCAGCCTGCAGCATGCATGGGGCTTCTACGTGTCGGAGAAGCAGACCAGCGCGCCGCTGCTCTTCGCGCACTCGCGGTCGTTCCCGGTGATGTACCGCGATCCGCCGAACCCGCAGTTCAATCATCTGGTGCTCGAGAGCTTCGCGCCAACGATGGAGAACCCCGACTGGATCTGCGGCATCATGCGCACGGGCGGGATCCACGAGCAGGACTGCGAAGGCGTTTGGCGCCGCCAGTGGCGAGAGTTCTGGCAGATGGCCACGCCGGAGTTCGACTCCGTGCTGATGTGGGACGCCACGCCGGAGGTGCAGGCGTTGGTTCCGCCCGAGTATCGGATGGTGCTGAAGCAGGAGCACCTGACGATCTACCGACGCACGGATGCGCAGGCGAGCCGCCTCTCGCCCGTCGAGAAGTAGCGAACCGCCAAGACGCCAAGCGCGCCAAGGGTTGGGGGCTTGAGAGGGGGGGCTCCTCCACACTCGAGCTCATCCATCTCTTTTGGCGTCCTTGGCGTCTTGGCGGTTCGCTCCCTCTCATGGCTGCGCCTTGACAGGGATCCGTGCGCGTACCAGAGTTGAATCTGCTCATCCCGATAAGCAGATGAATCTCTCCCAGTACGTCGGAACCTTGAACCTGTTGGGCGACGAGAGCCGCATTCGGCTCTGTGCGCTCTTGCGCGAGCGCGAGCTGAGCGTGACGGATCTCGTGCGCGTGACGGGGATCTCGCAGTCGCGCGTGTCGACGCACCTGGCGCGGCTGCGCGAGGGTGGTTTCGTGCGCGATCGGCGCGATGGGCAGCATTCGTTTTACGCGCTGGCGGTGGACACCCTGCCGCCGACGGCGAAGGCGATCCTCGACGAGACCACGAGTGCGGCCGATCCGACGTTGGAAGGCGATCGACGAAGGCTCTCGGAGCTCGATGCCGAGCAGCGCGGCGCCCTTCCCGAATCGTTCATCGGGAAGATGGATCTCCACTATTCGCCGGGCCGCACGTGGCCGTCGCTGGTCGTGGGGATCGCGGCGCTGCTGCGGCTGGGCGACGTGCTCGATGCCGGTTCGGGCGATGGCGCCGTCGCCGGCTACCTCGCGCCGCACTGCCGTTCACTCACCTGCATCGACGCGAACGCGCGCATGATCGAGGCCGCGAACGAGCGGCTCGCACGCTACGAGAACGTGCGCGCGCAAGTGGCCGACGTGCACGAGCTGCCCTTCGCGAAGGCGTCGTTCGACGCGGTGCTCGTGTTTCACACGCTGACGTACGCCGAGAACCCGGAGCGGGCCCTCGCCGAGTGCGCGCGCGTGCTGCGTCCCGGCGGCCGCATCGTGGTGCTCTCGCTCGATCAACACGAGCAGCGCGAGATCACCGCGCCCTATGGCGAGCGCCACACGGGCTTTTCGCCCCGCACCTTGCGCAACATGCTCGCGCGTGCCGGGCTCGCCGTTACATCGTCCCAGGTCGCTTGCCGCGAAAGCAAGAAGCCGCATTTTCAGGTCGTGCTGGCCATCGCCGAGAAAACCAAATGACAACCTCCCTTCACCCCCTCGAGAAGCTCCTTCAGAACCGCATCGCCATCATCGACGGTGCCATGGGTACGACCATCCGCACCTACGGCATGAAGGAGGCCGACATCCGCGGCACGCGCTTCGCGAACGCCACGAAGGATCTGCTCAACAACGGCGATCTCTTCTCGCTTACGCAGCCCGAGATGATCTGCGACATCCACCGGCGCTTCCTCGAGGCTGGGGCGGACATCATCGAGACGAACACCTTCGGCGCGACCAGCATCGGCCAGAGCGAATTCTTCGTCGACGATCCGCGCGAGCACGGCGGCAGGAAAGACCCGGCGTTCTACGACAAAATCGTGGGCGATTCATTCCTCGAGGGCCTCGCCTGGGAGATCAACGAGCAGTCCGCCCGCCAGTGCCGCACGTGGGCCGATCGCGTGGCCAACCAGGACGGGCGCCAGCGCTTCGTCGCGGGGGCGATTGGACCGCTCACCGTGTCGCTTTCCAATTCGCCCGATGCCGACGATGCGGGCTTCCGCGTGTGCACCTTCGATCAAGTGAAGCGGGCGTACATCCAGCAGGTGCGCGCACTCATCGCGGGGGGCGTGGACACGTTGCTCGTGGAGACCATCTTCGACTCGCTCAATGCGAAGGCGGCCTTGGTCGCGATTCAGGAGGTCTTCGCGCAAGACGGCAAGATCCTGCCCGTGCAGGTGTCGGCCGCCGTGGGGCG encodes:
- a CDS encoding metalloregulator ArsR/SmtB family transcription factor, with translation MNLSQYVGTLNLLGDESRIRLCALLRERELSVTDLVRVTGISQSRVSTHLARLREGGFVRDRRDGQHSFYALAVDTLPPTAKAILDETTSAADPTLEGDRRRLSELDAEQRGALPESFIGKMDLHYSPGRTWPSLVVGIAALLRLGDVLDAGSGDGAVAGYLAPHCRSLTCIDANARMIEAANERLARYENVRAQVADVHELPFAKASFDAVLVFHTLTYAENPERALAECARVLRPGGRIVVLSLDQHEQREITAPYGERHTGFSPRTLRNMLARAGLAVTSSQVACRESKKPHFQVVLAIAEKTK